Sequence from the Candidatus Binatia bacterium genome:
TCGGCGGCAGCACGATCGCGTTCGGCACAGGCCGGGTCTTGTCCGAAATCACCACCACCGCATCGCAACGACCGCGTGCTAACTCCGCCAGCGGCCGCGCCTCAATCGGGGCGCGCAACGACTGTGTCACCGCGGCCACCGGATCGGCCAGCGGCAGGCCCTTCGCCGGTTCCGCCACCGAAACCTGCAGGTCATTCGGGAGCCGTACCTTCAAGCCGGTCCGTCCGTAGTCGAGTCGAATCTCCATCCTGTCCTAAATCTACTGCGTATCGGCCGCGGTGACAACGCGCTCTGCCGAGCCCAGAGAAGCTCCGCGGCGCGCTTGACCGCCGTGCCGAGGGTAGTTAAGAATCGGCTTACGAATTAAAGCGTCGCGTCCTGGCGTCGGCGTCGTGCACGTCTGGCGGGTCTCGGGACCCTTGATATCGTGAAGATTTTTTGGTGCCGAGCGTCTATCACGCGACAACCGGGTCGGCCGTGGGCCGCCGGATGATTTCGAACGAGGAGAGGACTTGAGCCGATATGGATGCCGGGATCACAGCCATCAACGAGCGAGTCAAGGAAGAAGCGGCGTGCCTATACCGTCTGCGCGAGGAAATCGGCCGCATCATCGTCGGCCAGCGCTATCTGGTCGATCGCTTGATGATCGGGCTACTTGCCAACGGCCATGTGCTGTTGGAAGGCGTCCCCGGACTCGCCAAGACGCTGTCGGTGAAAACCCTGGCCCAGTCGATCAACGCCAGCTTTCAGCGCTTGCAGTTCACCCCCGATCTGCTCCCGGCCGATCTCATCGGCACGCTCATCTACAACCCACGCGAAGGGGTCTTCACCACCAAGAAGGGGCCGATTTTCGCCAACATCATTCTGGCCGATGAAATCAACCGCGCCCCCGCGAAAGTCCAGAGCGCGCTGCTCGAAGCCATGCAGGAGCGCCAGGTGACGATCGGCGACGAAACCCATCCGCTGCCCGATCCATTCCTGGTTTTGGCCACCCAAAACCCGATCGAGCAGGAAGGCACCTACCCTCTCCCCGAGGCACAAGTGGACCGCTTCATGTTGAAGCTGTCCATCACCTATCCTTCGAAGCAAGAGGAGCGGCAGATCCTCGACCGCATGGCTTCAACCCATCGCCGCGACGGCGCCAGCCCGGTCATCGACACTGCGGACGTCCTACGCCTGCGCACCTTGGTCGACCAGATCTACCTCGATGACAAGATCAAGGACTACATCATCGACCTCGTGTTCGCGACGCGGGACCCGTCGGCCTACAAGCTCGATCTGCAGCGGCTGATCCAGTACGGCGCCTCGCCGCGCGCCACGCTGTACCTCACGCTGGCCGCCAAGGCGCACGCCCTTCTCCAGGGACGTGGCTACGTCACGCCGCAAGACGTCAAGTCCATCGGACCCGATATTCTGCGCCACCGAGTCATCGTCACCTACGAGGCGGAGGCCGAAGACATCGATGCCGACGCCGTCGTCAAGAGCGTCTTCGACGGAGTGCCGGTACCGTGAAGTCGTGATGCGTGAGCCGTGAACCCTCGAACCCTCGAACCCTGATCTTCCATGTTGACCTCCGAGCAGATCAAAGCGGTGCGCAAGATCCAGATTCGCACCAGCCACCTGGTCAGCGACCTCTTCGCCGGGCAGTACCACAGCGTCTTCAAAGGGCACGGCATGGAATTCGCCGAGGTCCGTCACTACCTCCCGGGTGACGACATCCGCACCATCGACTGGAACGTCACCGCCCGCACGGGCGTGCCGCACGTGAAGCGCTTCGTGGAGGAGCGGGAATTGACGGTGATGCTGTTGGTCGATACCAGCGCCTCGACGCACTTTGGCACCGTCAAGCAACTGAAGAGCGAGATGGCCGCGGAGATGGCCGCCCTGTTCGCCTTCTCCGCCATCACCAACAACGACAAGGTTGGTCTGGTGATGTTCAGCGACCATGTCGAGTTGGCGCTGCCGCCAAAGAAGGGCACCCGCCACGTCCTCCGCGTCATCCGGGAAGTCCTGTCGTTCTCACCGCAGGGCCGCGGCACGGACATCTCCGCTGCGCTGGAATATCTGAATCGCGTCACCAAACGGCGTTGCGTGACCTTTGTGATTTCCGACTTCCTCGACACGCGGGCGCGGCTGGCACTCAAGATCGCCAACCGCCGTCATGACGTCATCGCCGTGGTCTTGGACGATCCCCGCGACCTGGCGTTGCCGGACGTTGGTCTGATCGCCCTGCAAGACGCCGAGAGCGGAGAACACATACTGCTCGACACCGGCGACAGCCTCGTGCGGCGCGAATTCGAGCAACGCGCCGAGGCCGCACGCCGCGAGCGCGACCGCATGCTCCGCGGCATCGACGTTGATGCCGTCGTTCTGCGCACGGACCGCTCCTACACCGAAGCCCTGCTCCGCTTCTTCCGCATGCGCGAGCGCCGGCACTAGAACGATGGACCGCCCGTTTCCATCCGCTCATCCGCACGCAGGTCCCCGCTCCCTCGGGGCAGTGTCGATAAACGCGAGTGGCCCCTCGATACGGCCCCTGAGAAAATGGGGCCTACTCGGGGTGAACGGGGAAAACCCTCTGAAATCAACATGGAGCCGCTCGCCCCGAGTAGCCGCCCTCTTCTGGCGGCGTATCGAGGGGTGCCCGCTGGGCGAAAATCGACAGTCCCCCTGGGAGAGCGGACGGATGAGGGCAGCCATCGCCGCGGCGACTCTTCTCACCCTTGTCCTCGTCGCCGCCCCCACTTTCGCCACCGACCCCGCGCCCGACGCCAACGCCCCCATCACCGTGCAGGCCCGCGTCGACCGCAGCCGGATCACCATCGGCGACCCGATCC
This genomic interval carries:
- a CDS encoding MoxR family ATPase, giving the protein MDAGITAINERVKEEAACLYRLREEIGRIIVGQRYLVDRLMIGLLANGHVLLEGVPGLAKTLSVKTLAQSINASFQRLQFTPDLLPADLIGTLIYNPREGVFTTKKGPIFANIILADEINRAPAKVQSALLEAMQERQVTIGDETHPLPDPFLVLATQNPIEQEGTYPLPEAQVDRFMLKLSITYPSKQEERQILDRMASTHRRDGASPVIDTADVLRLRTLVDQIYLDDKIKDYIIDLVFATRDPSAYKLDLQRLIQYGASPRATLYLTLAAKAHALLQGRGYVTPQDVKSIGPDILRHRVIVTYEAEAEDIDADAVVKSVFDGVPVP
- a CDS encoding DUF58 domain-containing protein; translated protein: MLTSEQIKAVRKIQIRTSHLVSDLFAGQYHSVFKGHGMEFAEVRHYLPGDDIRTIDWNVTARTGVPHVKRFVEERELTVMLLVDTSASTHFGTVKQLKSEMAAEMAALFAFSAITNNDKVGLVMFSDHVELALPPKKGTRHVLRVIREVLSFSPQGRGTDISAALEYLNRVTKRRCVTFVISDFLDTRARLALKIANRRHDVIAVVLDDPRDLALPDVGLIALQDAESGEHILLDTGDSLVRREFEQRAEAARRERDRMLRGIDVDAVVLRTDRSYTEALLRFFRMRERRH